A part of Desulfobacter sp. genomic DNA contains:
- a CDS encoding MBL fold metallo-hydrolase — translation MEIQWLGTAGFRIATSTASFLIDPYLSRNPGADPRQELRPADLAPASHIFVSHGHFDHLLDVPAVARQTGAEVWCSPTAARTLEDMGLAPGQIRTVEHNGAEADFSGIRAQAFYSRHIRFDFRLMAATLARVGRRLPDIIPLFANFPCGQVLSWQFELEGRRIRFFGSAGASDKELEGIGKGEVDILMLPLQGHSKICAKGARHVRFLEPGMVIPHHQDDFYPPVSQTVDISDFVHRVQQDCPGTQIREMALNEIIQL, via the coding sequence ATGGAAATTCAATGGCTGGGTACGGCAGGATTCAGGATAGCGACATCAACGGCTTCGTTTTTAATTGACCCTTATCTGAGCCGGAACCCCGGCGCCGACCCCCGGCAGGAGTTGAGACCGGCCGATCTGGCGCCGGCATCCCATATTTTTGTTTCCCACGGTCATTTTGATCATCTTTTGGATGTGCCGGCCGTTGCCCGTCAGACAGGGGCAGAGGTCTGGTGCAGCCCCACGGCGGCCCGCACCCTTGAAGATATGGGGCTTGCCCCGGGGCAGATCCGGACCGTGGAGCACAACGGGGCAGAGGCCGATTTCAGCGGGATCCGGGCCCAGGCCTTTTACAGCCGGCATATCCGGTTTGATTTCCGCCTCATGGCCGCCACCCTGGCAAGGGTGGGCCGCCGGCTGCCCGACATCATCCCTTTGTTTGCCAATTTTCCCTGCGGCCAGGTTTTAAGCTGGCAGTTTGAATTGGAAGGCCGTCGTATCCGCTTTTTCGGCAGTGCCGGTGCCAGTGACAAGGAGCTTGAAGGGATCGGAAAAGGGGAGGTGGATATCCTTATGCTGCCCCTCCAGGGCCATTCGAAGATCTGTGCCAAGGGGGCCCGGCATGTGCGGTTCCTTGAGCCGGGCATGGTCATTCCCCACCACCAGGACGATTTCTATCCCCCGGTTTCACAGACGGTGGATATCTCTGACTTTGTCCACAGGGTTCAACAGGACTGCCCCGGCACACAAATCCGGGAAATGGCGTTGAATGAAATAATCCAGCTGTGA
- a CDS encoding DUF3108 domain-containing protein has protein sequence MAGLKSPSLPFAPGEEIRYDVRWQMYRAGEARVRVLPFTQVNGSQAWHFELMAESNKFIDLFFKVRDHIQGFVDGEFTGSVGYRYAGMGKKKKEIRVAFSPDRTTAAYSNFNEHRDPIDIPQGSFDPLSSYFKMRCFSLGDSGTLSFPVTDGKKAFIQKGDIVGRERIILESGEYDTVVVVPWVTHFSGVFKKSKDPTVRVWITDDARKIPVRIRIKVVVGAIYFDLAGYAPGQR, from the coding sequence ATGGCCGGCCTTAAATCCCCTTCCCTGCCCTTTGCCCCCGGAGAGGAGATCCGTTACGATGTCCGCTGGCAGATGTACAGGGCCGGGGAGGCCCGGGTCCGGGTGCTGCCTTTCACCCAGGTCAACGGAAGCCAGGCCTGGCATTTTGAACTCATGGCCGAATCCAATAAATTTATCGATCTTTTTTTCAAGGTCAGGGATCATATCCAGGGATTTGTCGATGGAGAATTTACCGGGTCCGTGGGATACCGGTATGCAGGCATGGGAAAAAAGAAAAAAGAGATACGGGTGGCATTTTCTCCGGACCGCACCACCGCTGCCTATTCCAATTTTAACGAGCACCGGGACCCCATAGATATACCACAGGGCAGCTTTGACCCCCTGTCCAGCTATTTTAAAATGAGGTGTTTCAGCCTGGGGGATAGCGGTACCCTTTCCTTTCCCGTGACCGACGGGAAAAAAGCCTTTATCCAGAAGGGGGATATCGTCGGCAGGGAGCGGATAATACTTGAGTCCGGGGAATATGACACCGTTGTGGTGGTGCCCTGGGTCACCCATTTTTCAGGGGTGTTTAAGAAAAGCAAGGACCCCACGGTCCGGGTCTGGATCACCGATGACGCACGCAAAATCCCTGTGAGGATCCGGATCAAGGTGGTGGTGGGGGCCATTTATTTTGATCTGGCAGGCTATGCGCCGGGGCAGAGATGA
- a CDS encoding glyceraldehyde-3-phosphate dehydrogenase, translating into MTKVLGVNGLGRIGKLSLWHHAGRKYFDEIVINVGREVGTSMEDIIHYIERDSTYGRLEAFLHGFQGKPAVTDVDADASTMKVNGIPVKILKNNRNPKDIEWADHNVDIVVDTTGQFLDPNMPADDAKGSIRGHLEAGARKVIASAPFKLKQGAVMPEDAVTTVMGINDKDYDPVRHSVISNASCTTTCLSHMVKPLLDAFGVDRVLSASMATVHAATGSQQVLDRLPAAGKTDLRKNRSIMNNIILTTTGAAKALQLVIPEMGSIGFIAESVRIPTSTGSLIILVVNLQEELNKEPIRRDMINQIYQDAAQRCENGYLVYSGKQNVSSDIIGTPRAAAVIEGHETHTRTGSISINLSQMQGIEKEVLESIKDHVGRIQVTQAVIYGWYDNEMASYVNMMGDRTVTIAESME; encoded by the coding sequence ATGACTAAGGTACTGGGTGTTAACGGTTTGGGAAGGATCGGAAAGCTGTCCCTGTGGCACCATGCGGGCAGGAAATATTTTGATGAAATTGTGATCAATGTGGGCCGGGAAGTGGGCACCTCCATGGAGGATATTATCCACTATATTGAACGGGACTCCACCTACGGCCGCCTGGAAGCATTCCTGCACGGATTCCAGGGAAAACCGGCCGTCACCGATGTGGATGCCGATGCCTCCACCATGAAGGTGAACGGGATTCCGGTGAAGATTCTTAAAAACAATCGAAATCCCAAAGACATTGAGTGGGCCGACCACAACGTGGATATTGTGGTGGATACCACCGGGCAGTTTCTGGACCCCAACATGCCGGCGGACGATGCCAAAGGATCCATCCGGGGCCACCTGGAAGCCGGCGCCCGCAAGGTGATTGCCTCGGCTCCCTTTAAGCTGAAACAGGGGGCGGTGATGCCAGAGGATGCGGTGACAACGGTCATGGGCATCAATGACAAGGACTATGATCCGGTTCGCCATTCCGTGATCTCCAATGCCTCCTGTACCACCACCTGCCTTTCCCACATGGTCAAGCCCCTCCTGGACGCCTTCGGGGTGGACCGGGTATTGTCCGCTTCCATGGCCACGGTCCATGCGGCCACCGGTTCCCAGCAGGTGCTGGACCGCCTGCCTGCGGCCGGAAAGACGGATCTGAGGAAAAACCGGTCCATCATGAATAATATTATACTGACCACCACCGGGGCGGCCAAGGCCCTGCAGCTGGTCATTCCGGAAATGGGCAGCATCGGTTTCATTGCCGAATCCGTTCGCATTCCCACCTCCACCGGCTCCCTGATCATTCTGGTGGTCAATCTCCAGGAGGAGCTGAACAAAGAACCCATCCGCAGGGACATGATCAATCAGATTTACCAGGATGCGGCCCAGCGCTGCGAAAACGGCTACCTGGTCTATTCAGGCAAGCAGAACGTCTCTTCGGATATCATCGGCACCCCCAGGGCCGCGGCCGTTATTGAGGGGCACGAAACCCACACCCGCACCGGGTCCATCTCCATTAATCTTTCGCAGATGCAGGGGATTGAAAAAGAGGTTCTGGAAAGCATCAAGGACCATGTGGGCCGTATCCAGGTTACCCAGGCTGTGATCTACGGCTGGTATGACAATGAAATGGCCTCCTATGTGAACATGATGGGGGACCGGACCGTGACCATTGCCGAGTCCATGGAGTAA
- a CDS encoding pyruvate, phosphate dikinase codes for MKSKALEVNLSDTRAEVAVDEKYELLLDFFDGYVGILNRLETFLKELSHPYRNWGFIVTESRHFALHYFHLYKSRDRGRQAMALFCDIFAVAFETVDSPDIKANAADNLMLVLHHIAKDGKDGLARFKDLMVRELNHILSWGDEDFFYIVVSYYQPDRMARILGEGELYGDCGELLLPLNRLLIRFYDASFAFWLTQDDPKVWMRENIDEWRLSPEMIELLDTVSHDRIREWQGRLGEVKSMDPAGAEATAALTALPGHRDVVKLFREMPRQILTLADGRTYGKYFKLTFLFYIIHASGLSIIHREALGDIHRTLIRLIGERDYKKDIPIVDQTFALLKEHKGRYPGTVLECIHKIGDAVYNTDEIELINHFIDRSVDHGFQFPMIRGTGDDWQIKGNMAHVKNIRVFLNLVGKHPKKSKRLLSALITSLAVGGVFIRDTDLFPRDITKFLNTDIGPVYNLVKQLSRLLPAFFNEIGAEGELRDISTQLDEACFRRDRLIHFLRKQCHVESSSRIVEFIQEVMAFWTTRDKSALAPYVPPSIYGEIEPSGKYVDGPHAIFQALAYNKLATPSDYLLTSQEELEAMVDRVDGVTELDRTRSKLMLRFFKLLNQKYGTDNLDLKDYLAAHRAEGLPDPSDAITAMGEDNLEARIESLLAYMAELRDIILSDRAFPVNEAIYHKRHIAVDIPSMYGSYSEAKFDALGLTLRIESVVNVLFEDLINSIDLRLITKPTFVRIFRVLRLFRQALALDGIVSNKLDTQMEFLKYSINITTCSFTQYLDIFKGFTRAVADAVNDHFNNLHSRNLSHIDRRIGRDKILDKYLPQGYAKNTEFNAKMAKKLDQRVADIFFRDRIATSLGLQQLDVFLNRILSTLFRQSERLSQDELSALLNYDPKAAISTIGGGKQFSHNIIYLGNKGLNLIKLKDLGVAVPNGFIITTEVFKCLDLIDSYIPASVNFKQLVTKMLGQLEETTGRKFGDRENPLLLSVRSGASISQPGMLDSFLNVGINEEIAASLAEKSGNPWFAWDSYRRFIQAYGMVYGIQRDRFDEIIKRFKDRAGITFKRYFTGSQMREVAMAYKRLLLDEGVALIESPMDQLFLAISKVFSSWNSKRAKDYRKIIGISDDWGTAVTVQSMVFGNRSRESGSGVAFTHSPKLPGDAIRLWGDFTIGNQGEDVVSGLVKTLPISEIQRELEKRDTKISLETRFPKIYEQLRAIVRRLIYEGGWNPQEIEFTFEGAEGDDLFILQARDLSLRDTKKIERFDADGHALEKAYLGQGIGVSGGAMSGRIVFTLEEIDGFRRQDPDARLILVRNDTVPDDILEIDAADGILTARGGLTSHAAVVAYNLGKTCVVGCEKLICNEEERTCELGGVTMNTGDFISINGYKGLVYQGQLTVVA; via the coding sequence GTGAAGTCAAAAGCCCTTGAGGTCAATCTTTCCGATACGCGGGCCGAGGTGGCCGTGGATGAAAAATATGAACTGCTCCTGGATTTTTTCGACGGGTATGTGGGGATACTGAACCGGCTGGAAACCTTTTTAAAGGAACTCTCCCACCCCTACCGGAACTGGGGGTTTATTGTGACCGAGTCCAGGCATTTTGCCCTGCATTATTTTCATCTGTACAAATCCCGGGACCGGGGGCGGCAGGCCATGGCCCTTTTCTGCGATATCTTTGCCGTGGCCTTTGAAACCGTGGACTCCCCCGACATCAAGGCAAATGCCGCAGACAACCTCATGCTGGTCCTCCACCACATAGCCAAGGACGGCAAAGATGGCCTGGCCCGCTTCAAGGACCTTATGGTGCGGGAACTGAACCACATACTCTCCTGGGGAGATGAGGATTTCTTTTATATTGTGGTCTCATATTACCAGCCTGACCGCATGGCACGGATTCTGGGGGAGGGGGAGCTGTACGGGGACTGCGGCGAACTGCTCCTGCCCCTGAACCGGCTGCTGATCCGGTTCTATGATGCCTCATTTGCCTTCTGGCTCACCCAGGACGATCCCAAGGTGTGGATGAGGGAGAATATTGACGAGTGGCGGCTGAGCCCGGAGATGATCGAATTGCTGGACACCGTTTCCCATGACCGGATCCGGGAGTGGCAGGGCCGGCTGGGAGAGGTCAAGTCCATGGATCCGGCCGGGGCGGAAGCCACGGCGGCCCTGACGGCCCTGCCCGGACACAGGGATGTGGTCAAGCTGTTCCGGGAGATGCCCCGGCAGATCCTGACCCTGGCGGACGGCCGGACCTACGGCAAGTATTTCAAGCTCACCTTCCTCTTTTATATTATCCATGCCTCCGGCCTTTCCATTATCCACCGGGAGGCCCTGGGGGACATCCACCGGACCCTGATCCGCCTCATCGGGGAGCGGGACTACAAAAAGGATATCCCCATTGTGGACCAGACCTTTGCCCTGCTCAAGGAGCATAAGGGCCGGTATCCGGGCACGGTGCTGGAGTGTATCCACAAAATCGGGGATGCGGTGTACAACACCGACGAAATTGAGCTGATCAACCATTTCATCGACCGGTCCGTGGACCACGGGTTCCAGTTTCCCATGATCCGTGGCACCGGAGACGACTGGCAGATCAAGGGTAACATGGCCCATGTGAAAAATATCCGGGTTTTCCTCAACCTGGTGGGCAAGCACCCCAAAAAGTCCAAGCGCCTGCTTTCGGCCCTGATCACCTCCCTGGCCGTGGGCGGGGTGTTCATCCGGGACACCGACCTCTTTCCCCGGGATATTACCAAGTTCCTCAATACCGATATCGGGCCGGTGTACAACCTGGTCAAGCAGCTTTCCCGGCTGCTGCCGGCCTTTTTCAATGAAATCGGGGCCGAGGGGGAGCTGAGGGATATTTCCACCCAGCTGGACGAGGCCTGCTTCCGCCGGGACCGGCTGATTCATTTTTTAAGGAAGCAGTGCCATGTGGAAAGTTCGTCGCGCATCGTGGAGTTTATCCAGGAGGTCATGGCCTTCTGGACGACCCGGGATAAATCCGCCCTTGCGCCCTATGTCCCCCCCTCCATCTATGGGGAAATCGAACCTTCGGGCAAATATGTGGACGGGCCCCACGCCATTTTCCAGGCCCTGGCCTATAACAAGCTGGCCACCCCTTCCGATTATCTGCTCACCTCCCAGGAGGAGCTGGAGGCCATGGTGGACCGGGTGGACGGGGTGACGGAACTGGACCGGACCCGGTCAAAGCTCATGCTCAGGTTTTTTAAACTGCTCAACCAGAAATACGGTACCGACAACCTGGATCTCAAAGACTACCTGGCCGCCCACAGGGCCGAAGGCCTGCCCGATCCATCGGATGCCATCACCGCCATGGGGGAGGATAACCTGGAAGCCCGGATCGAAAGCCTGTTGGCCTATATGGCCGAATTGCGTGACATTATCCTGTCGGACAGGGCCTTCCCCGTGAACGAGGCCATCTACCACAAACGCCACATCGCCGTGGACATCCCCTCCATGTACGGCTCCTACAGCGAGGCCAAGTTTGACGCCCTGGGGCTGACCCTGAGGATCGAAAGCGTGGTCAATGTGCTTTTTGAAGACCTGATCAATTCCATTGACCTGCGGCTGATCACCAAACCCACCTTTGTGAGGATTTTCCGGGTTCTGAGGCTTTTCCGCCAGGCCCTGGCCCTGGACGGCATTGTCTCCAACAAGCTGGACACCCAGATGGAATTTCTAAAATATTCCATCAACATCACCACCTGTTCCTTTACCCAGTACCTGGATATTTTCAAGGGCTTTACCCGGGCCGTGGCCGATGCCGTCAACGATCATTTCAACAACCTCCACTCCCGGAATCTTTCCCACATCGACCGGCGCATCGGCCGGGACAAGATTCTGGACAAGTACCTGCCCCAGGGCTATGCCAAGAATACGGAGTTCAACGCCAAAATGGCCAAAAAGCTGGACCAGCGGGTGGCGGACATTTTTTTCAGGGACCGCATCGCCACCTCCCTGGGCCTCCAGCAATTGGATGTTTTTTTGAACCGGATTCTCAGCACCCTTTTCCGCCAGTCCGAGCGGCTCTCCCAGGATGAACTCTCCGCCCTGCTCAATTACGACCCCAAGGCGGCGATTTCCACCATCGGCGGCGGCAAGCAGTTCAGCCACAACATTATCTACCTGGGCAACAAGGGGCTGAACCTGATCAAGCTCAAGGACCTGGGCGTGGCCGTGCCAAACGGGTTCATCATCACCACCGAGGTATTTAAATGCCTGGATCTCATTGATTCCTATATCCCTGCATCGGTGAATTTCAAACAGCTGGTGACCAAGATGCTGGGGCAGCTTGAAGAGACCACGGGCCGCAAGTTCGGGGACAGGGAAAATCCGCTTCTCCTTTCGGTCCGCTCCGGCGCCTCCATTTCCCAGCCCGGGATGCTGGATTCATTTTTAAATGTGGGCATCAACGAAGAGATCGCCGCCAGCCTGGCGGAAAAGTCGGGTAACCCCTGGTTTGCCTGGGATTCCTACCGCCGGTTTATCCAGGCCTACGGCATGGTCTACGGCATCCAGCGGGACCGTTTCGACGAAATTATTAAACGGTTCAAAGACCGTGCCGGTATCACATTCAAGCGGTATTTCACCGGCTCCCAGATGCGGGAGGTGGCCATGGCCTATAAGCGGCTGCTGCTGGACGAGGGGGTGGCGCTGATCGAATCGCCCATGGACCAGCTTTTTCTGGCCATCAGCAAGGTGTTTTCCTCCTGGAATTCCAAGCGGGCCAAGGATTACCGAAAAATTATCGGAATTTCCGACGACTGGGGTACGGCCGTGACCGTCCAGTCCATGGTGTTCGGCAACCGGTCCCGGGAGTCCGGATCCGGGGTGGCTTTCACCCACAGCCCCAAGCTGCCGGGGGACGCCATACGGCTCTGGGGGGATTTTACCATTGGCAACCAGGGGGAAGATGTGGTATCCGGTCTGGTAAAAACCTTGCCCATTTCCGAGATCCAGCGGGAATTGGAAAAGCGGGATACCAAGATCAGCCTGGAAACCCGGTTTCCAAAAATTTATGAGCAGCTCCGGGCCATTGTCCGGCGGCTGATTTACGAGGGCGGGTGGAATCCCCAGGAGATAGAGTTTACCTTTGAAGGGGCTGAGGGCGACGACCTGTTCATCCTTCAGGCCAGGGACCTCTCCCTTCGGGATACCAAAAAGATAGAGCGGTTTGACGCAGACGGCCATGCGCTTGAAAAGGCCTATCTGGGCCAGGGTATCGGGGTCTCCGGCGGGGCCATGAGCGGCCGGATTGTCTTTACCCTGGAGGAAATCGACGGGTTCCGGCGCCAGGATCCCGACGCCAGGCTGATTCTGGTGAGAAACGATACCGTGCCCGACGACATCCTGGAGATTGATGCGGCGGACGGTATTCTTACGGCCAGGGGGGGGCTGACCTCCCATGCGGCCGTGGTGGCCTATAACCTGGGCAAGACCTGTGTGGTGGGGTGTGAAAAACTGATCTGCAATGAAGAGGAACGGACCTGTGAACTGGGCGGCGTGACCATGAATACGGGGGATTTCATCAGCATCAACGGGTATAAGGGGCTCGTATACCAGGGCCAGCTGACAGTGGTGGCTTGA
- a CDS encoding class I SAM-dependent methyltransferase, with product MAAFGRDKLKNRIERYWNWRSASYELDHAKSVETVKNWESTIKDLVSHVQGKGICALDLGTGPGQLAFYLAQEGFQVTGIDISPGMIRQARQKAKEFGLCVDFRTGDAENLPFENDSFDVVTTRNLVWTLPHPEAAVKEWHRVLRPGGRIIISDGYWRNITWSRIHHLVLKTAKGFLRTRRLISCRFFSHYSSLIPSLPLYEGVTLRDVGHLMEKAGFEQVLTCDINKYFGVNPYGRDRYSPPPFFVVYGNK from the coding sequence ATGGCAGCCTTTGGCAGAGACAAGCTTAAAAACAGGATTGAACGATACTGGAACTGGAGAAGCGCAAGTTACGAACTGGATCATGCAAAATCTGTCGAAACCGTAAAAAACTGGGAATCCACCATCAAAGATTTGGTGTCCCATGTCCAAGGCAAGGGAATTTGCGCCCTTGATCTAGGAACCGGTCCTGGACAGCTGGCGTTTTACCTTGCCCAGGAAGGGTTTCAAGTGACGGGCATCGACATCTCCCCCGGCATGATAAGACAAGCCCGGCAGAAAGCCAAAGAATTCGGGCTTTGTGTTGATTTCAGGACCGGGGATGCTGAAAATCTACCCTTTGAAAACGACTCCTTTGATGTCGTCACCACCCGGAATCTTGTGTGGACCCTCCCCCATCCAGAAGCAGCCGTTAAAGAGTGGCACAGGGTGTTAAGACCCGGGGGCCGCATCATTATTTCCGACGGTTATTGGCGCAATATCACCTGGTCCAGAATCCACCATTTGGTGCTAAAAACGGCAAAAGGGTTCCTCAGAACCCGCAGATTGATCTCATGCCGCTTTTTTTCCCACTATTCTTCCCTGATTCCTTCCCTTCCCCTCTACGAGGGCGTCACCTTGAGGGATGTAGGCCACCTGATGGAAAAGGCCGGATTTGAGCAGGTGCTTACCTGTGACATCAATAAGTATTTCGGGGTGAACCCCTATGGGAGAGACAGATATTCTCCACCACCATTTTTTGTTGTCTACGGAAACAAATGA